AAAAAATTAGAAAAAGTAAAAAAAATTTATGGTCAATTACTTTCGGAAGAAAAAAAATTTGGTTCAAAAGAAGGATTATTAGCTTCAGAAAAATTACTCAATAAAATGTTAAAAGATGAAGGCAAAACCTATGAAGAATTTATTTTCAGTTTATAAGTTTACTTCCGTAAAAAGTATGATTTATAACCGCGCATTTATAATTGGTGCGCTGATGATTTTATCAACTATAGTTTTATTATTCAGATTTAATGAATTGAATCATAAAAGTGATGCTTTATGCAATTATTATGAACAAGTTGTAAAAGGAAATCAAGAATATTCCACTGAAAAAATTGAAGAATTAAAATCTACATCACCAATTATTTCAATAATTTTTTGGGGAAGTTTAGTTGTACTTTCGGTAGTTCTGCTTTTAATTGCTAATCAAATCATTAATTATATCGTTAATACGGTTTCGGTTATTGAACAGCAAATTAGATATCTACGGAACGGAAATCTTTCGGAAAGAATTACAAATATTAAACAAAAAGATGAATTCGGAAAAATCTGCTGGGATTTGAATGATGCAACAGATCAATTTGAAGCTTTGGTTAAAGAATTGTTGACTTCAATAAACTATGTTTCCCAGAAAAAATATTTTAGACCCGTTTTAACTAAAGGTTTAAAAGGATCGTTTTCTATAAGATTAAATGAAGCTGATTCACTTTTAAGAAAGTATACCCAGACACTTATTAGAGAAAAGAAAGAAATTGAAGAAAAAGCTTCTGAACTTTTGGGAGCGATGGATAAATTCTCAAAAGGTGATTTAACTGAACAATTAAAAGTTGATAACGAAACCGAACTTATGGGTAGATTATTTACCGGTTTTAATAATTCTGTAAGCAATATTCATCAAATGATTGAACATTTAAATGAAGCAGTAAATTCAACAATAAATGCAAGTACACAAATTGCTGCGGCAATTGAAGAAATGGCTGCTGCTTCGGAAGAGCAAAGCCGACAAACAAATGATATTACATCTGCAGTTGATGAAATGATTAAAACAGTTACAGAAACAACCAAGAACACTTCTACCGCAGCTGAATCTGCAAGAAATGCTGGATTCTTAGCTCAAGAAGGAAGCGATGTTGTTAGCAAAGCAGTAAATGCAATGGGACAAATTGCAAACATAGTTTCACAAGCTTCATCAAAAGTTGTTGGATTAGGAAAAGACAGCGATAAAATTGGTGAAATAATAAAAGTAATTGATGAAATTGCTGATCAGACAAATTTACTTGCCCTTAATGCCGCAATAGAAGCAGCAAGAGCCGGCGAGCACGGAAGAGGTTTTGCAGTAGTTGCCGATGAAGTTAGAAAATTAGCAGAAAGAACTTCAAAATCTACAGAAGAAATTGCTTCAATGATTCAACAAATTCAAACAGCAACAACAACTGTTGTTAAATCAATAAATGATGGAAATAAAGAAGTTGAATCCGGAATTAGTTTAGCGGAAAGTGCTGGAAAAGCAATTTTAGATATTGTAAACACAACAAATAATGTTGTAGATGAAATTAATCAAGTTGCAACTGCAAGCGAAGAACAGTCTTTAACATCCGGACAAATTGCAAAAAATATAGAAGCCGTAAATAATGTTATTTCCGAAACTTTATTGGGAATTCAACAAACTGCAAGAGCTGCCGATGATTTAAACAATATGACCGGAAATTTGCAAGAATTGATTAGCAAATTCAAAATTAAAAAGCAGCATTCGTATAATGAAAAATTTGCATTAAAGAAGCATCATAAAATATATGAACACGCTGAAGTTCATTAAGAAATATTTGAAAAATTAATTGGGGATTTAAAATGGAAAAAACAGCAAATACAACAATAATAACCGACGAATTGCTGCAGCTTGTAAGCTTTAAAATTGGAGACGCTGAATTTGGAGTTGATATTCTACGAGTTCAAGAAATTAATAAAATGATGGAATTAACTGTTGTACCAAACACTCCAAATTTTGTTGAAGGAGTTGTAAATCTTAGAGGAAGAATAATTCCAGTTTTAAATTTAAGATCAAGACTTGGCTTACAGGTAAAAGAGTACAATTCCGAAACAAGAATAATTGTTGTTGAAATTGAAGATAAGACTATTGGATTTATTGTTGATGAAGTGAAAGAAGTATTAAGAATTCCAAAAAGTATTACCGAAGCTCCTCCGGAAATTGTTACAGGCGTAGATTCAGATTACATAACAGCAATTGGGAAATTAGAAGATCGCTTAATAATTTTGCTTGATTTAACAAAGGTACTGTCAACATCAGAAATGAATTCTTTATAGAAATTAAGGCGGAATCAATGTTCTTTAATTCAGATGATAACATAAAAACAATTACAATTTTAATTAAGGAAAAAGACCAATCTATTATTAAATCTATTCTAGATTTTTTAAAGGACAAGAACAAAGATTTTACCGCAATGAAATATAAAACCGGTAAAATTGGTGAAGATGTTTTAGTTTCATTTAAAGTTAAGAAACAATTCTACGCACAAGTTTTAGAAAAATTTGCTTACAATGATATTCCGGTGATTATAAAAGATCAATCTGTTATTGATTTTATTGATGAAAAGAAAGAACACAAAAAACAAAAACTTAGAGCCCGTGGCTGGAAAGAAATTGGTGTTCACATAAAACAAATTACATTCCAAGAACTTGATCAATTAATTAGTGAAGGAAGAATTAAAGAAGTTGCTAAAGAAGCAAAAGGTGGAGTTGGTACAAATTCTGAGATAGTTCAAAAAGCAAAAAACTCTTTAACTCACACTGTTGATGTTGCCATTGAAAATCTTATAAGATATGCTGAAGAAAATCCAAATAAAAAGCAAAATGCAATAAATGAACTTTTAGATATTGCAACAGATTCCGATTTGAAACTTTTTCAAAAAAGAAGTGAAATGATCAAAGCCGGTGAAGCGGCAATTGCAATTGCAATAAATAATGAAGAACTTTATGATAATTTAATTTCAATTGCAAACAATAATAAAATTGAAAATATTCTTAATATAAAATCAACCGTTTATTTATCCGGATTAATTTTAAGTATTGATGAAAGCAATCAAGAACTTGAATCAGATAAACAAGTGGAACTTCCTGATGTTGTAAAATTATTAAACACTCGATGGTTAAAAATTGCTTTTGAAACTGTACAAAATAAATTAACTGACGAAGAAAAAAATAATTTTAATGAATTAATTTCTTTTATTGAACAAAAACGTAACGTTGCTTAATACGCTTTGATTTAATCACTTTTGTAAATTAAAATTAGTTTTGCGCTTTTAATTTATTTCAAATCTTTTTTCACAAAATTCTAAATTTAACATTTTTAATTCATTCAAAATTTTTGGATAAATTTCTGGGTGAGTTGGAATATGACATCCTTTCAATTTTAATTCATTTTGTAAAAGTAATTTAACGGCAATAGCCGCTGGAGCTCCTACAGTTTTTGCAATCGCAGTCATATTATTTTTTGGATCACCATAATCAACCAATGTAGAAATTATTTTTTCTTTTTTATTATTTGGATATTCAGCTTCAATTTCATGATGAAGAATAACCATATCTCTTTCACCTTTTGGTAAAGGTAATTTTCGTTTGATTAATTCAGTCATTAATTCAACTGAATTTTTAAAATTGCTACCAATTTTTTCATTGCTGAAAAGACCAAGAAATTCCAAATTTTTCATAATAATTCCGGTTGGATTGATACCCAAATAATTTGCAATTTTTAATTCCAAATTTGTTCCGGAAATATTTTGAGGTAAATACATTTCGGTAAAATCTCTATAAGATAAATTTTCAACTTCTGGTAATAATAAAGTTCCTTGTGTTAATCCTAATTTAATTAACTGAATCCAAGTTTCAGCCCAACCGGGATTTCTCAATGTTCCTCTAATTACCGTTTGAGAATTTTCAAGTTTAAAAACTTTTTGATAGAGTAATGAATCTCTGTTTGGATAAGCTTCGAATTTTCCCAGATTTTCAATTTCAACATTCCAAGTTCTATTAAATACTTGATGATAAGGAAGAATTTTCATTTTACCATTTTCTAAATATTGAGCACCGGCTTCTCCGGCTGTTACAACATTTGCCGGATTCCAAGTAATACAATAATTTAGCGGATTTGATTTTACTTCCGGAGCCGGTAATGCACTTCCGTACGAAATAAAACTTTTTATTTCGCCATCTTTTTCTCTAATCGCGGTTAAAATTTTCATTGCCGACATATTATCAATTCCGGGATCTAAACCCATTTCGTTCAATATCAGTATATCATTTTCCACTGCTGCACTATTCAATTCAGCAACTTTTGGATTTTCATATGAAGCGGTAACCATATGTTTTTTAAATTTCACACATTCGGTTGCAATTAAAAATTGAAACATCGGAGCTAAAAAATTTACAACAATATCACAATTTTTAATTTGATTTTCTCTTTGAATTTCATCGTTTACATCAAAATCAATTGCATTTCCGTTTGGATGATTATTTACAGATCTTTCAGCAAGTTTTACATCACGATCACAAACTGTAACAAACCAATTATTTTTTTCTGCTTCTGTAAGAAGATATTGAATTAGAAAAGGTGCGCTTTGTCCTGCACCGAGAATAAGAACTTTTTTCATGGTAAAACCTTAGAGAAAATTTAAGCAAATTTGTAAAAAACTTTTTTTATTTAGTAAACCTATAGAATATAGATTTTATTACAAATTCAATTTTATGATAAATATTTGTAAAGATATTCAAATTGCGGTGTAAGCTTTCCTTTGTGTGCAATTATTGCATTTTTAATTTCTTTTGAAATTTCTAATTCATTATAACATTTTGAATAATCTGTGTTTGCAATATTTTTTACAAAAGGCAAAAGTGAATTCCCAAAAAATTGGGATGATTCTATTGGCAATTCTGCCGGAAGTTTATCAACAGCTAAAACTACCGGACCGTTTCCTTCAATTCCGTCTATAACATTATTAGTCAGCGGTTCATAAACAAAAGTTGGATTTTTTGAATCAGTATTTTTCACTGTAATTTCTATTGAGCCTTCAATATCGCAGCTTATATCACCAATTACTTTTAGTTTATGATTTTTTTCAGATTTATATAATTCCTTCATAAACTTTTTTGTAACATGTTTGGGAAATTTATTTTCCCAATAAATTCCGTTGATCAGCAAAGTTAAGTTTGGAATATATTTTGAAAAAATACTTTCATATTCATTTGGATTTTTTACAAAGTGTTCAAAATTAAATTCATTTTGTGAAATATGTTTGTACATATCTTTTTCTCTGAATTCAACTTTGTAAACTACCTTATTCGAGAATTCCTTATTTTTAATAAAATTTTCCAATTCATTCGGTTTTATTTCAACAACCGGAAGCAGATTAAAAACATTTTGTGCACCTTTTGAAACATTTCCATAACCGGAAAATCCGGTGATTAAAGGAGTAATTTCTTGAGGCAAACCAATTTCTGAGATTTCTTTTCCTATTGATTTTATTGCTTCTTCGGCACTTTTCAGATTTTCATAATTTAGTGCTTGTTTAATTTTTGAAAGCGGAGTTTCAATTCCTTCGAGCAAAAATCTTTGGCCTAAGAGCCAAAGTGAATTTATCATTCCGGCATATCCGGCATAATTCCCAAAAAATATTTGTCTAAAACCTTTTTCATTTTTTACAAGTTCATAATCAATTAAAGTAATATTTTTTTCCAAAATTGCTTTAAGCATTGCCATGTTATAGGTTTGCGCTTTAATTGTGTGAGAAAAGAAAACGTATGTTTTATCTGAAATTAAATCTTGAACGGGAACTTCTTTTACTCCGAAAATTATATCGCAGTTTGATAAATCGTTTGAAATTTTTGCTCCGGAATTTAAATAGTCATTCGACGTGAAAATACGCTGCTCAGCTGGTTCAACATAAATTTCACAATTCTCTTCAGTTAATTTTTTTACATGATCCGGTGTAAGTGGTGATCTTCTTTCCGATGGATATTGTGTTTCTCTGCGAATACCGATTTTCATTGTAATGTTCCCCAATAAAAACAAAATTTAAGAACATTAAAAATATAGAAAAGAAAGTTGATTAAAAAATTCGGGTGATTTTAATCAATCACTACATTGATTGTTTTTGACTCTTAACAATGTTCACTTTTATTAATTCATAAATAATTTTTTCAGTTGCGCCAATATTTTTTTCGACATAATTTTTTGAAATTTCACCAATATTTTTTCTTTTTTCATCATTAATTAGTAATTCTCTAAAAACTTTATAAGCTTCAATTCTATCTTTAATTTCAATTCCACAACCGAGTTTTAACATTTTTCTTGCTTCTTGACTATTCTTATTTTTTGGACCAAAAATTACGGGAATTCCATAAACAGCGGGTTCTAAAACATTGTGAATTCCTTGTTTAAAACTTCCGCCAACATAAGCTAAATCTGCATAACGATAAAGTGTTAGCAAAACTCCGATAGAATCAACCAAAATTATTGATTCATCTTTATAATTATTTTTATATGAAAATCTTATTGTTGGAATTTCTCTAAAAGTGTATTCTAAAGCTTCAAGTCGTTGTATGGAAGGTTCATGCGGAACAACAATTGTGACAACATTTTTATCATACTTTAACAATTTTAATATTGCCGGAAATATTACTTCTTCGTCCGATTCCCAGGAACTTCCTAACGCGATAACTTTTTTGCCTTTAAAAATATCTAGTCTGAACAAATCCTTACTTTTTGCATTAATACTTTTTTGATAAACTCGGTCAAATCTTGTATCACCAACAACAGCTAATTTTTCTTCGGGAATATTAAATTCAATAAAATTTTGTTTATCCTTTTCACTAATTGTAAGAATTTTCAAAAAATCTTTAAATAAAACTTTATGAAAACTAATTGCCACGGGTAATTTTCTTTTTGAAGTTTTACTCATTGTTGCATCAACAATAAAAGTTGCAACTTTATATTTGCTTAAAACCCAAATAAAATTAGGCCAGAAATCATATCTCATAAATAATACTGCGGAAGGTTTTACTAAACTTACAAATCTTTTTGCATTGCTGAACGAATCAAAAGGGATGTAAGAAATAATATCTGAATGAGGATATTTTAAAGAATTATTATATCCGGAGGGAGAAAAAAAAGTTACTAAAATATTTACATTTGATGTACTTTTTATTTTTTCAATTATTGGTTTTGCTTGTTCAAACTCACCCATCGATGAAGAATGAATCCAAATGATTTTTTTGCTTCGGTCAATTTCGGTCAAGTTAATTATTAATTTTTCAAAAAGTCGATGCCTTCCTTTTATTCCTTCTCTAATTTTTTTATTGAACAAACTTAAGAAGTATAATGAAATTTTTAAAAACGGCAGAATGAGAAAGTTGTAAAAGTAAAACCAAAATGTTTTCATATATTTTTTATAAATTCCGAAGTTTTTTGAAATACAAATTGCGGAGTTATATCAAGCATGCATTTAAAATGTTTTTGCGGACATTCCGCCAACCCAATATGACTGCATGGTCTACAAGATAACGAATTATTTTCCAAAACTAAACTTTTTCCTTTATAAGGTGCAAAACCAAATTCTTTAACAGTTGAACCAAAAATTGCAATTACTGGAATATTTACAGCCAATGCCAAATGCATTAAACCGGAATCATTACAAATTACAACTTTACATTTTTTCATTACTTCAGCAGTTTTCAATAATTCATCATCGTTTGATAAGTTTACTGAATTAGGAATTTTATTAGATATTTTTTCGCAAATTTCCTTATCATCTTTTCCGCCAAAAAGTAAAATTGTTTTTTCGAAATTGGAAAACATATTTCCCAATTCTACAAAATATTCTTCTTTCCACATTTTTGTTTTATGTCGGGAACCTGGACAAAAACCAATTATATTTTCATCAATTTTAATTTGTTCACTTTTCCCAATAAAAATTTCCAAACCTTTTTCATCTAAGTTAAAATTGGGAATTGTATTTGCATATCTAACCGGAATTGGAATTATTTCTTTAAAAAGATTCCATTTAAATTTTACCAATAAAAATTTCTCAATCGATGGTTTTTTAAATCTCAAAATTTCTTTAGAAATTCCTTTAGATAATTTTCTGCTTCTTAAATTATTCTGAAGATCAATTACCAAATCATAATTTTGAGAAGAAAGATTTACGACTTTATTTTTTGATTTCGCAGTTAAAAATTCCCTCGAAATGACTGTTAATGAATTATCTTTTCTGTTTAATGAAATTACTGAATTGAGATTTGGATTAAAAATTACTGCATCTTTATATTCTTCACGCAATAAAAAATCTATTTTCAAATTTGGAAATTGATTATTAAGCGAACGAATTAATGGCGAAGTTAATAATATATCGCCGAGAGAGCTTAATCTAATTATTAAGATTTTATTAATTTTACCTAAATTCACAGTAAACAATTTTTGTTGAAAGAAATTTAAGCAATTAGATTTAAGCTTGCTAAACAGATATTGTGATATTATTTATTTATCTATATTTTTCAGTATAATTTTGAAGAAATTAGGAAAATTAAATGTCAACATTACCTCCGCCAAAAGTTAAACTTTTTTCAGAAGATTCGATGGAAAAAAAAGTATATAGTTTAGTAGATTCTCTTGAGCAGTACATTCCTATAATGAATGATAGAAACCGACTTTCATTTGCATTGCTTAATTATTTGAAAGGGCAAGGTGATGAACCATTTATAACCGTAAGAAAT
The nucleotide sequence above comes from Ignavibacteriota bacterium. Encoded proteins:
- a CDS encoding methyl-accepting chemotaxis protein, with the translated sequence MKNLFSVYKFTSVKSMIYNRAFIIGALMILSTIVLLFRFNELNHKSDALCNYYEQVVKGNQEYSTEKIEELKSTSPIISIIFWGSLVVLSVVLLLIANQIINYIVNTVSVIEQQIRYLRNGNLSERITNIKQKDEFGKICWDLNDATDQFEALVKELLTSINYVSQKKYFRPVLTKGLKGSFSIRLNEADSLLRKYTQTLIREKKEIEEKASELLGAMDKFSKGDLTEQLKVDNETELMGRLFTGFNNSVSNIHQMIEHLNEAVNSTINASTQIAAAIEEMAAASEEQSRQTNDITSAVDEMIKTVTETTKNTSTAAESARNAGFLAQEGSDVVSKAVNAMGQIANIVSQASSKVVGLGKDSDKIGEIIKVIDEIADQTNLLALNAAIEAARAGEHGRGFAVVADEVRKLAERTSKSTEEIASMIQQIQTATTTVVKSINDGNKEVESGISLAESAGKAILDIVNTTNNVVDEINQVATASEEQSLTSGQIAKNIEAVNNVISETLLGIQQTARAADDLNNMTGNLQELISKFKIKKQHSYNEKFALKKHHKIYEHAEVH
- a CDS encoding chemotaxis protein CheW gives rise to the protein MEKTANTTIITDELLQLVSFKIGDAEFGVDILRVQEINKMMELTVVPNTPNFVEGVVNLRGRIIPVLNLRSRLGLQVKEYNSETRIIVVEIEDKTIGFIVDEVKEVLRIPKSITEAPPEIVTGVDSDYITAIGKLEDRLIILLDLTKVLSTSEMNSL
- a CDS encoding saccharopine dehydrogenase NADP-binding domain-containing protein produces the protein MKKVLILGAGQSAPFLIQYLLTEAEKNNWFVTVCDRDVKLAERSVNNHPNGNAIDFDVNDEIQRENQIKNCDIVVNFLAPMFQFLIATECVKFKKHMVTASYENPKVAELNSAAVENDILILNEMGLDPGIDNMSAMKILTAIREKDGEIKSFISYGSALPAPEVKSNPLNYCITWNPANVVTAGEAGAQYLENGKMKILPYHQVFNRTWNVEIENLGKFEAYPNRDSLLYQKVFKLENSQTVIRGTLRNPGWAETWIQLIKLGLTQGTLLLPEVENLSYRDFTEMYLPQNISGTNLELKIANYLGINPTGIIMKNLEFLGLFSNEKIGSNFKNSVELMTELIKRKLPLPKGERDMVILHHEIEAEYPNNKKEKIISTLVDYGDPKNNMTAIAKTVGAPAAIAVKLLLQNELKLKGCHIPTHPEIYPKILNELKMLNLEFCEKRFEIN
- a CDS encoding 3-deoxy-D-manno-octulosonic acid transferase, producing MKTFWFYFYNFLILPFLKISLYFLSLFNKKIREGIKGRHRLFEKLIINLTEIDRSKKIIWIHSSSMGEFEQAKPIIEKIKSTSNVNILVTFFSPSGYNNSLKYPHSDIISYIPFDSFSNAKRFVSLVKPSAVLFMRYDFWPNFIWVLSKYKVATFIVDATMSKTSKRKLPVAISFHKVLFKDFLKILTISEKDKQNFIEFNIPEEKLAVVGDTRFDRVYQKSINAKSKDLFRLDIFKGKKVIALGSSWESDEEVIFPAILKLLKYDKNVVTIVVPHEPSIQRLEALEYTFREIPTIRFSYKNNYKDESIILVDSIGVLLTLYRYADLAYVGGSFKQGIHNVLEPAVYGIPVIFGPKNKNSQEARKMLKLGCGIEIKDRIEAYKVFRELLINDEKRKNIGEISKNYVEKNIGATEKIIYELIKVNIVKSQKQSM
- a CDS encoding glycosyltransferase family 9 protein — protein: MNLGKINKILIIRLSSLGDILLTSPLIRSLNNQFPNLKIDFLLREEYKDAVIFNPNLNSVISLNRKDNSLTVISREFLTAKSKNKVVNLSSQNYDLVIDLQNNLRSRKLSKGISKEILRFKKPSIEKFLLVKFKWNLFKEIIPIPVRYANTIPNFNLDEKGLEIFIGKSEQIKIDENIIGFCPGSRHKTKMWKEEYFVELGNMFSNFEKTILLFGGKDDKEICEKISNKIPNSVNLSNDDELLKTAEVMKKCKVVICNDSGLMHLALAVNIPVIAIFGSTVKEFGFAPYKGKSLVLENNSLSCRPCSHIGLAECPQKHFKCMLDITPQFVFQKTSEFIKNI